The Mercurialis annua linkage group LG2, ddMerAnnu1.2, whole genome shotgun sequence genome contains a region encoding:
- the LOC126669102 gene encoding uncharacterized protein LOC126669102, protein MQELADNLTHQLQNQENIIEPFTLKSNLKRTTVVNEHSRKTVKWPDAYGKEIAHVHEFEPSISEDEELEGVRNSCICTIQ, encoded by the exons ATGCAAGAATTGGCCGATAATCTTACCCATCAACTACAGaatcaagaaaatattattGAACCATTTACGCTCAAGAGTAATCTCAAGAGAACAACAGTTGTTAATGAACATTCAAGAAAAACAGTAAAATGGCCTGATGCTTATGGTAAAGAAATTGCTCATGTTCATGAGTTTGAGCCCAG CATAAGTGAAGATGAAGAACTTGAAGGAGTAAGAAACTCTTGTATTTGTACAATACAATGA